One window of Mucilaginibacter inviolabilis genomic DNA carries:
- a CDS encoding universal stress protein, with protein sequence MKKIAVLTDFSERAYHAAKYALSLAAKLHANIVLYHSFRVPSAQPLASQIAWPLEDYSEIKKDCQSALEKLKTQLEETQAGLARGFRPQIECRAEEEQFDLIAEGALWDRDIVLVVIGNHHQGFSSLMLGNHSREVLNHSVMPVLVVPENASFEPFLRIAFATDLGRGDLDIVQSLSGLAGHFNAELLLTHLCESTPKNNLEVQDFLQEVTNKISYPHIYYRQLEEKHIRRGLHHMAETVKANLIVMVHRQKDFVEGLCLYHIKLDYRVAH encoded by the coding sequence ATGAAAAAGATTGCCGTACTAACCGACTTCTCCGAGCGCGCTTACCACGCCGCAAAGTATGCCCTGTCACTGGCTGCCAAACTGCATGCCAATATAGTACTCTATCATTCTTTCCGGGTGCCGTCAGCACAACCGCTTGCGAGCCAGATCGCCTGGCCGTTGGAAGACTATTCTGAGATCAAAAAAGACTGTCAGTCCGCACTGGAAAAACTAAAAACGCAGCTTGAAGAAACGCAGGCAGGCCTGGCCCGGGGCTTTAGGCCACAGATCGAATGCCGGGCCGAAGAGGAACAGTTCGATCTTATCGCTGAGGGGGCGTTATGGGATCGGGACATCGTACTGGTAGTGATTGGCAATCACCACCAGGGCTTTTCGAGCCTGATGCTCGGGAATCATAGTCGTGAAGTGCTAAACCATTCGGTGATGCCAGTTCTGGTAGTGCCGGAAAATGCAAGTTTTGAACCGTTTCTTAGAATAGCATTCGCAACAGATCTGGGTCGCGGCGATCTGGATATTGTTCAATCCTTATCCGGACTGGCAGGCCACTTCAATGCCGAACTACTACTAACGCACCTTTGCGAAAGCACACCGAAAAACAATCTGGAGGTACAGGATTTCTTGCAAGAGGTGACCAACAAGATCAGTTATCCTCATATATATTACCGTCAGCTGGAGGAAAAACACATACGGCGGGGCTTGCATCACATGGCGGAGACCGTCAAGGCAAACCTTATCGTGATGGTTCACCGACAAAAGGACTTTGTGGAAGGCCTTTGCCTTTACCATATCAAACTTGACTACCGCGTCGCCCATTGA
- the mgtE gene encoding magnesium transporter: MAVELNYKELVKKLKVLASDKDVDLADDPVCQALSNETPADIALALEQLPPEEAGRIFTTFGDPLAAEVLAKLEPKLSKNILGKLPEKQMANIINILPPREAAILITEAPQKQADSYVENKDANREVLQEVDARLIYANGSAGRLMTTHFVKLHVGSTVGEAIEEIRKTDPDIDLPEDIYIVKKEHKKNDRLKGVISIRGLLMADPRQKVEALMAKEVVSISAIAKEADAAALMAKHKFMTLPVTDKDGYLVGVIPADDMMQLTIDRMRSRYAKAVGTDAEAMEQLTPFQAAKKRVPWLLGTMFIELMAGTVISHFDGVLKKVILLASFMPVISAISGNVGLQAAAITVRDVDSGSAERKDLWPSIRKEAATAILMAAVCGFVLGVIGAIWSKHLPFGIVIGGALICSMLTAGMMGTLIPVLSKRLGFDPATTAGPFETAFQDVVGFAVFLWLATLLERFIA, translated from the coding sequence ATGGCGGTAGAATTAAATTATAAGGAACTTGTAAAAAAATTAAAGGTGCTGGCGAGCGATAAGGACGTCGATCTTGCAGATGATCCTGTTTGTCAGGCTTTGTCTAATGAAACGCCCGCGGATATCGCTTTGGCATTGGAGCAATTACCACCAGAGGAGGCGGGCCGAATCTTCACCACATTTGGTGACCCTTTGGCTGCGGAGGTATTGGCAAAATTAGAGCCAAAGCTTTCCAAAAATATTCTTGGCAAACTACCGGAAAAGCAAATGGCGAATATAATCAACATACTACCACCCCGGGAGGCCGCTATCCTTATCACCGAAGCGCCACAAAAACAAGCAGACAGTTATGTCGAAAATAAGGATGCAAATCGTGAGGTGCTGCAGGAAGTGGATGCCAGATTAATATACGCTAATGGCAGCGCCGGACGTTTGATGACTACCCATTTTGTAAAGTTGCACGTAGGTTCGACCGTTGGTGAAGCTATTGAAGAAATAAGAAAGACGGACCCAGACATAGATCTGCCGGAAGATATTTACATTGTAAAGAAAGAACATAAGAAGAATGACAGGTTAAAGGGCGTAATCTCCATCCGCGGTTTACTAATGGCTGATCCCAGACAAAAAGTGGAAGCGTTAATGGCTAAAGAAGTCGTCTCCATCTCGGCGATCGCTAAAGAGGCAGATGCTGCGGCATTGATGGCCAAGCATAAATTTATGACATTGCCCGTTACCGATAAAGATGGTTACCTGGTCGGTGTCATTCCTGCCGACGACATGATGCAGCTTACGATCGATCGCATGCGCAGCCGTTATGCCAAAGCCGTAGGCACTGATGCCGAGGCAATGGAGCAACTAACACCATTTCAAGCAGCCAAGAAACGGGTTCCCTGGCTGCTTGGTACGATGTTTATAGAATTGATGGCAGGAACGGTCATCTCCCACTTTGACGGTGTATTGAAGAAGGTAATCCTTTTAGCATCTTTTATGCCCGTTATTTCGGCTATTTCGGGGAATGTCGGCTTACAGGCGGCAGCGATTACCGTGCGGGATGTTGACTCCGGCTCTGCCGAACGCAAAGACTTATGGCCGTCTATTAGAAAAGAAGCGGCAACAGCCATTTTAATGGCAGCGGTTTGCGGCTTTGTCCTGGGAGTGATCGGAGCAATATGGTCAAAACACCTGCCGTTCGGAATTGTCATTGGAGGGGCATTGATCTGCTCTATGCTGACAGCTGGAATGATGGGTACGCTGATTCCTGTCCTTTCCAAACGCCTCGGCTTTGACCCTGCCACAACAGCCGGCCCTTTTGAAACAGCTTTTCAGGATGTGGTTGGCTTTGCAGTTTTCCTTTGGCTGGCAACGCTGCTTGAGCGATTTATCGCCTAA
- a CDS encoding helix-turn-helix transcriptional regulator: MNISITDTGSGIANKLAEVLGATVNGRFIYIPPNKGGGYITGFSWGDELRMMIRNYYLKEALHIERTNILAKGQTDIIFQLSGIFPSIDPYADGDRTAERANMVICKHTVSSVMSMPSDTNFASITIAVSRSYLNALFDGLKHPIVTSILKGDDDFIYESAVSAAIIDTAGCFLRQVVPESLENQFYKLKCKEILCYAIGLLMQREALAPSLMHIQDVKAIYSIKLQLQSNLAQAPDIAALARNAHMSQPKLRKMFRQAFGRTVFDYYQFLRMQESARLLKEKHLSVKEVGYQLGFSNLSHFARVFQMYYGLTPKKFSAS, encoded by the coding sequence ATGAATATATCTATTACTGATACGGGTTCCGGCATAGCAAATAAACTGGCAGAAGTTTTAGGAGCTACGGTAAATGGACGATTTATTTACATTCCCCCAAATAAAGGTGGCGGCTATATCACCGGCTTTTCCTGGGGAGATGAGCTGCGAATGATGATCCGGAATTATTACCTGAAAGAGGCCCTTCATATTGAACGTACAAACATATTAGCTAAAGGCCAGACAGATATTATATTTCAACTCTCCGGAATTTTCCCATCAATCGATCCCTATGCCGATGGCGACCGAACAGCAGAGCGGGCTAATATGGTGATTTGCAAACATACAGTGTCATCTGTGATGTCCATGCCGAGCGATACCAATTTTGCAAGTATAACCATTGCAGTTTCCAGGTCTTATCTGAACGCGCTTTTTGATGGCCTTAAACATCCTATTGTGACAAGTATTTTGAAAGGTGATGACGATTTTATTTATGAATCAGCGGTATCTGCAGCTATAATCGACACTGCAGGCTGTTTTCTGCGTCAGGTAGTTCCTGAAAGCCTGGAAAATCAGTTTTATAAGTTAAAATGCAAAGAAATATTGTGCTATGCTATCGGCTTGTTGATGCAGCGTGAAGCCTTGGCGCCAAGCCTTATGCACATACAGGACGTAAAGGCAATTTACAGCATTAAGTTACAATTACAGTCAAACTTAGCTCAGGCACCGGATATTGCGGCGTTGGCCAGGAATGCCCACATGAGCCAGCCAAAGCTTCGCAAAATGTTTAGACAAGCTTTTGGTAGAACGGTGTTTGACTATTACCAGTTTCTGCGAATGCAGGAATCTGCCCGGTTGCTAAAGGAAAAACATCTTTCTGTAAAGGAAGTAGGTTATCAATTGGGATTTAGCAATTTGAGCCATTTTGCGCGGGTTTTTCAAATGTATTATGGTTTGACACCTAAGAAGTTTTCCGCAAGCTGA
- a CDS encoding FAD-dependent oxidoreductase, with translation MIIENKQVAIIGGGPGGLTLARMLQLKGVGVKVYERDFDETARVQGATLDLHYESGLKAIKAAGLTEAFKAAYRPGADKGRVVDQQGEILYDEAGTEGNDDMDSIYARPEIDRGPLRDILLASLEPDTIVWDAQFSNMAQKGEGWELTFKNGTKAYADLVIGADGSNSRIRPFVTDLKNSYAGTVIIQGNVRHYPEIEEMLNGGKIYIFADEKYFHISAKGDGSIDFYISLKKEENWVQHIDIDFTDLQQVVSWAEQEFRGWSHLFIGLIAHTSSPLLLRPQYCMPFDQSWHAHPNVTLLGDAAHLMPPSGEGVNLAMLDALELSECLTADILVNLESSISLYENKMQSRAIAEAEISLDMVRWMHDTNASQTMIKLLNHGQ, from the coding sequence ATGATAATAGAAAACAAACAAGTAGCTATTATAGGCGGCGGCCCTGGCGGACTTACGCTGGCCAGGATGTTACAACTTAAAGGTGTTGGAGTAAAAGTGTATGAAAGAGACTTCGACGAAACTGCGCGGGTGCAAGGTGCAACGTTAGACCTACATTATGAATCGGGCTTGAAAGCGATCAAAGCTGCGGGCTTAACCGAAGCTTTTAAAGCAGCCTATAGGCCGGGCGCAGATAAAGGGCGCGTAGTTGATCAGCAAGGAGAAATCTTATATGATGAAGCGGGAACCGAAGGAAATGACGATATGGACAGTATCTATGCGAGACCGGAAATAGATCGCGGACCATTGCGGGATATCTTATTGGCCTCACTGGAGCCTGATACGATCGTTTGGGACGCCCAATTTTCTAATATGGCGCAAAAGGGCGAAGGATGGGAGCTTACGTTTAAAAATGGTACGAAAGCTTACGCCGATTTGGTTATTGGTGCCGACGGCTCCAACTCGCGAATTCGCCCCTTTGTTACCGATCTGAAAAATTCCTATGCAGGTACTGTTATTATTCAGGGAAACGTTCGGCATTACCCGGAAATCGAAGAGATGCTGAATGGCGGTAAGATCTACATATTTGCAGACGAAAAATATTTCCATATTTCTGCCAAAGGAGATGGCTCTATTGATTTTTACATCAGTTTAAAAAAAGAAGAAAACTGGGTACAGCATATTGATATTGATTTTACAGATCTACAGCAAGTAGTTTCCTGGGCTGAGCAAGAATTTAGAGGATGGAGCCATCTTTTTATTGGCCTTATAGCGCATACCAGTTCCCCGCTATTATTACGCCCGCAATATTGCATGCCATTTGACCAAAGCTGGCACGCTCATCCTAATGTGACCTTACTGGGTGACGCGGCTCATCTTATGCCTCCGTCTGGCGAGGGAGTGAACCTGGCCATGCTTGATGCGCTGGAGTTAAGTGAATGTCTTACTGCTGATATTCTGGTAAATCTGGAATCCTCCATTTCCTTATATGAAAATAAAATGCAATCTAGAGCCATCGCAGAGGCGGAAATTTCCTTGGACATGGTGCGCTGGATGCATGATACAAACGCTTCCCAAACAATGATTAAGTTGCTAAATCACGGGCAGTAG
- a CDS encoding YceI family protein, with protein sequence MNHFTKKIVSAMMLAAIMIGVSARNLNAQTFKLIPDKDVSIKVLGSSNVHDWTLTSTVMESQGDFKIEENQLRSITAFTFSVNAKSLKSEHESMDGRTYKTMKADQYPKVTYKLTTALITAAAKNKYQVKATGDLTIAGVTQSIVMYITAGVNPDNTITITGSENLKLTDYKIEPPSFMLGAMKVKNDLTIQFNLTYKNNQLLTKSL encoded by the coding sequence ATGAATCATTTCACAAAAAAAATAGTGTCCGCCATGATGCTCGCAGCCATCATGATTGGCGTATCAGCCCGGAACCTGAACGCCCAAACCTTCAAATTAATACCTGATAAAGATGTCTCGATCAAGGTGCTCGGTTCATCGAATGTTCACGACTGGACGTTGACTTCTACGGTCATGGAAAGCCAGGGTGATTTCAAGATCGAAGAGAACCAGCTTCGCAGTATTACGGCCTTCACCTTTTCGGTAAATGCGAAAAGCCTCAAAAGCGAACATGAATCGATGGACGGCAGAACTTACAAAACGATGAAAGCCGACCAATATCCAAAGGTTACTTATAAGTTAACAACTGCCCTGATAACGGCAGCCGCAAAGAATAAGTACCAGGTGAAGGCGACAGGTGACCTGACTATCGCAGGCGTTACCCAAAGCATTGTAATGTATATCACAGCTGGGGTTAATCCCGATAATACAATCACCATTACAGGTTCTGAGAACCTGAAGCTGACCGACTATAAGATCGAGCCACCAAGCTTTATGCTGGGTGCCATGAAGGTTAAAAACGATCTGACGATACAATTCAATCTTACCTATAAAAATAATCAGCTATTAACTAAATCCCTATAA
- a CDS encoding YceI family protein, with protein sequence MRFINLGWMIVLLLLTGFTGNRSTFDPGDAEKWLINKNSSLMINGSTNINKFTCDIPSYGRTDTLILTKGQVGVALSGTVILKIRSFDCHNAIMTNDLRKTLKEPVVPALKISFLSLSKMPALSAQPEMITGLVDIELAGVKKRFEVRYQVSTDSQREIHLLGTRDVTFTEFNLIPPRKLGGMIRTNDKLNVVFYLAISPLHNSQAVN encoded by the coding sequence ATGCGTTTTATAAATTTAGGGTGGATGATCGTTCTGTTATTGCTGACCGGATTTACCGGAAACCGTTCAACGTTTGACCCTGGGGATGCCGAAAAATGGCTGATCAATAAAAACAGCAGCCTAATGATCAACGGGAGCACCAATATCAATAAATTTACTTGTGATATTCCCAGTTACGGGCGGACGGATACCCTCATACTGACCAAAGGGCAGGTTGGCGTTGCGCTCTCGGGTACGGTTATTTTGAAGATCCGGAGCTTTGACTGTCATAACGCGATCATGACCAACGACCTGCGCAAAACCCTGAAAGAACCCGTGGTACCTGCCCTGAAGATCAGTTTTCTTTCCCTCAGCAAAATGCCCGCACTTTCCGCGCAGCCCGAAATGATCACCGGCCTCGTCGATATTGAACTGGCCGGGGTGAAAAAACGCTTTGAGGTTAGGTATCAGGTATCCACTGATTCGCAGCGGGAAATCCACTTGTTGGGCACACGCGATGTTACCTTTACCGAATTCAACCTCATCCCCCCGCGTAAACTGGGCGGTATGATCAGAACCAATGATAAGCTCAACGTTGTTTTTTATCTGGCCATCAGCCCCCTTCATAATAGCCAGGCAGTCAACTGA
- a CDS encoding RrF2 family transcriptional regulator has product MFSKSSEYAIRAAIYIAAEGTRDKMVGIGEICDHIVAPKHFTAKILQVLTKTRIISSKAGVNGGFYLDNTQPAISLIEIVKAVDGDGLFRGCGLGLKECSEKEPCPIHHQFKPIRNAIIKMMEKATIAEMATELKKGGGFLRKN; this is encoded by the coding sequence ATGTTTTCTAAATCCAGTGAATATGCCATCCGTGCAGCGATCTATATCGCAGCTGAGGGTACACGGGATAAAATGGTCGGGATCGGTGAGATATGCGACCATATCGTTGCTCCAAAGCACTTTACGGCCAAGATCCTGCAGGTGCTGACGAAAACCCGCATCATTAGTTCGAAAGCCGGGGTGAACGGCGGATTTTATCTGGACAACACGCAGCCGGCGATCTCCCTGATCGAGATCGTTAAAGCGGTAGACGGAGATGGCCTGTTCAGAGGCTGCGGCCTTGGTTTGAAGGAGTGTTCAGAAAAGGAACCCTGCCCGATCCATCACCAGTTCAAGCCCATCCGCAACGCCATAATCAAAATGATGGAGAAGGCGACGATCGCGGAGATGGCTACTGAACTGAAAAAGGGCGGTGGTTTTTTAAGAAAGAATTAA
- the ric gene encoding iron-sulfur cluster repair di-iron protein, which translates to MNQTEELQPEVLDVTIIEPRLKHPTIFAHFDKLLPGTAMIIHNDHDPKPLYYQLLGERGNCFTWNYLLNGPAIWEVEIRRNDAEGQAQTMGEIVAKDLRKAEVLKKFGLDFCCGGKKTLEAACREKGLDVLAVRAELEKPQTAAVAAQHDFGSWNLAFLADYIVNVHHGYVKNNLPILLELGGKVAKRHGDVHPELIKVYDKLSAMGNELILHMKKEETILFPYIKQVEARANGQDAPQTFTSVKEPVAVMENDHDIVGRLAEDIRTLTNNYTLPENACNSYGLLFKKLEDFENDLHLHIHLENNILFPKAIDLEQAGG; encoded by the coding sequence ATGAACCAGACTGAAGAATTACAACCCGAAGTATTAGATGTGACCATCATCGAACCCCGCTTAAAACACCCAACGATATTTGCCCATTTTGACAAATTATTACCTGGCACAGCGATGATCATCCATAATGACCATGACCCCAAACCTCTTTATTATCAATTATTAGGTGAGCGTGGTAATTGTTTTACCTGGAATTACCTGTTGAACGGCCCCGCGATCTGGGAAGTGGAGATCCGCAGGAACGACGCGGAGGGGCAAGCGCAGACCATGGGTGAGATCGTGGCCAAAGACCTGCGCAAAGCCGAAGTACTTAAAAAATTCGGACTGGATTTTTGCTGCGGTGGTAAAAAAACCTTGGAGGCAGCCTGCCGGGAAAAAGGCCTCGATGTTTTAGCTGTCCGGGCGGAACTCGAAAAACCACAGACTGCGGCTGTCGCTGCGCAGCATGATTTCGGTTCCTGGAACCTGGCCTTCCTGGCCGATTATATCGTCAATGTTCACCATGGATATGTAAAGAACAACCTGCCCATATTGTTGGAGCTTGGCGGGAAGGTGGCCAAACGTCATGGGGACGTCCATCCTGAACTGATCAAGGTATATGATAAATTGAGCGCGATGGGCAATGAACTCATACTGCACATGAAGAAAGAAGAAACCATCCTGTTTCCTTACATCAAACAGGTGGAGGCCCGCGCGAACGGCCAGGACGCACCGCAAACCTTTACTTCGGTAAAAGAACCGGTTGCCGTGATGGAAAACGACCATGATATCGTTGGCCGTTTAGCTGAGGATATCAGGACTCTCACCAATAATTATACCTTGCCAGAAAATGCCTGCAACAGCTATGGCCTGCTATTCAAAAAGCTGGAAGATTTTGAAAACGATCTTCACCTGCATATCCACCTTGAAAACAACATCCTATTTCCGAAAGCGATCGACCTGGAACAGGCCGGTGGCTAA
- a CDS encoding DUF2249 domain-containing protein: MTINNNSKISEIIKADSRAVDVLVKLNPFFKKLRNPVLRKVLAGRATIADAAKIGNCTSELILNSLGGIGFQVDLTEDVAGMNPEKIGEHAALVYDQVFDARPLLASGNDPFQQIMTAVKGIGAGQTLLLINSFEPAPLVKILKSRHFLVTVLRKSADLVETYITADDESAVPAAYQQTGQEFATLLETFAGKLVTIDVRALEMPRPMITILEKLEELPGETALYVHHKKVPVYLLPELTERHFKFSWQAAGEGIDLIIYPGQ; this comes from the coding sequence ATGACCATTAATAACAATTCCAAGATCAGCGAGATCATCAAAGCAGACAGCCGCGCTGTGGATGTCCTGGTGAAATTGAACCCGTTTTTTAAAAAGCTGAGAAACCCGGTACTGCGAAAAGTTCTCGCCGGGAGAGCGACCATTGCTGACGCCGCAAAGATCGGTAATTGCACCAGTGAGCTCATTTTGAATAGCCTTGGTGGCATCGGTTTCCAGGTGGACCTTACCGAAGATGTTGCCGGAATGAATCCCGAAAAGATCGGCGAACATGCCGCGCTCGTCTATGACCAGGTATTTGACGCCCGTCCTTTGTTAGCTTCAGGGAACGACCCTTTCCAGCAGATCATGACAGCGGTCAAAGGTATAGGCGCCGGGCAAACCCTGCTCCTGATCAATTCTTTTGAGCCTGCACCGCTGGTCAAGATATTGAAGTCCAGACATTTCCTGGTAACAGTGCTGCGGAAATCAGCAGACCTCGTAGAAACCTATATTACCGCGGACGATGAATCGGCTGTGCCAGCCGCATATCAACAGACCGGGCAGGAATTTGCGACCTTACTGGAAACTTTTGCCGGTAAGCTGGTGACCATTGACGTACGGGCGCTGGAAATGCCCCGCCCCATGATCACGATACTGGAGAAGCTGGAAGAATTACCCGGTGAAACGGCATTGTATGTTCACCACAAAAAGGTCCCGGTCTACTTGTTACCGGAGTTAACGGAACGTCATTTTAAATTTTCCTGGCAAGCTGCCGGTGAAGGTATTGATCTCATCATTTATCCAGGACAATAA
- a CDS encoding metal-sulfur cluster assembly factor codes for MIEIAITDPQYQEKLLLMEILSVVKDPELDLNVVDLGLIYGFSFDVKERKISILMTLSTPACPAGDYIRSAVEMSAAKAFPAFTIAVEITFNPAWSADMISEMGRRELGW; via the coding sequence ATGATCGAGATCGCGATAACTGACCCGCAATACCAGGAAAAGCTACTGCTTATGGAAATCTTATCCGTGGTCAAGGATCCTGAGCTCGATCTGAATGTTGTTGACCTCGGGCTGATCTATGGTTTTTCCTTTGATGTGAAAGAGAGAAAGATCAGCATTCTGATGACATTATCCACACCGGCATGCCCGGCGGGTGATTACATTCGTTCGGCAGTTGAAATGAGCGCAGCCAAAGCCTTTCCCGCTTTCACGATTGCTGTCGAGATCACTTTTAACCCAGCCTGGTCAGCGGATATGATCAGTGAAATGGGACGGCGGGAACTGGGTTGGTGA
- a CDS encoding adenosylcobalamin-dependent ribonucleoside-diphosphate reductase: METVQTPATQTYTADEAYERSLAYFDGDDLAARVWVSKYALKDSFGNIFESSPDDMHRRIAGEIARIEQRYAAPMNAGEIYELIRDFRYLIPQGSPMTGIGNPYQIASLSNCFVIGQNGHADSYGGIMKTDQEQVQLMKRRGGVGHDLSYIRPKGSPVKNSALTSTGIVPFMERFSNSTREVAQDGRRGALMLSIAIRHPDAGDFIDAKLDQGKVTGANISVRLDDDFMQAVKTGLPYRQRYPVNSDEPLYEQDIDPAQLWSKIIHNAWKSAEPGVLFWDTIIRESLPDCYADLGFATISTNPCGEIPLCPYDSCRLLAINLFSYIDQPFTAEARFDWELFRKHIHAAQRLMDDIIDLELEKIEVILQKIDKDPEDAELKRIEKHLWLNIRKKALEGRRTGIGITAEGDMLAALGLRDGSEEGTAFAVKVHQTVALEAYRASVTMAKSRGAFPIFEAGKEKENPFILRLKEADPELFYEMQEYGRRNIALLTIAPTGTTSLMSQTSSGIEPVFMPVYKRRRKVNPGDQNARVDFVDQVGDSWEEYVVFHHRFRQWMTVNGYDTNRDYSLQELEELVARSPYYKATANDVDYLKKVEMQGAIQKWVDHSISVTINMPADVSEDLVSQLYMAAWEAGCKGVTVYRDGCRSGVLVANTATETNPDMISFTTTRPPILDAEIVRFQNSKDKWIAFIGLIEGKPYEIFTGLADDENGLLIPKWVNEGLILKSRDPEGTSRYDFQYKNRHGHKTTIEGLSYKFNPEYWNYAKLISGTLRHGMPIEKVVDLVSSLQLDEAINTWKNGVARALKKYIPDGTQARKQRCATCQSTNIHYQEGCLTCKDCGSSKCG; encoded by the coding sequence ATGGAAACTGTACAAACCCCTGCCACGCAAACCTATACCGCTGACGAGGCTTACGAAAGGTCGCTCGCCTATTTTGATGGGGATGATCTGGCGGCCAGGGTCTGGGTAAGCAAATATGCGCTGAAAGATTCTTTCGGCAATATTTTTGAAAGCTCTCCCGACGACATGCACCGCCGGATCGCGGGTGAGATCGCGCGGATCGAACAGCGCTATGCCGCACCGATGAATGCCGGTGAAATATATGAGTTGATCCGGGATTTCAGATATCTGATTCCCCAGGGAAGTCCGATGACCGGTATCGGTAACCCTTACCAGATCGCCTCCCTTTCCAATTGCTTTGTGATCGGCCAGAACGGGCATGCCGACTCTTATGGCGGGATCATGAAAACCGACCAGGAACAGGTGCAATTGATGAAAAGACGGGGCGGTGTGGGCCATGACCTGTCCTATATCCGGCCAAAGGGATCTCCCGTAAAAAATTCTGCGCTGACCTCCACGGGCATTGTCCCATTCATGGAACGCTTCTCTAATTCTACCCGTGAGGTGGCCCAGGATGGGAGACGTGGTGCGCTGATGTTATCCATTGCTATCCGTCACCCCGATGCAGGAGACTTTATTGATGCGAAACTGGATCAGGGTAAGGTTACCGGGGCTAATATTTCGGTCCGTCTCGACGATGATTTTATGCAGGCCGTAAAAACGGGGCTGCCCTACCGACAGCGGTACCCGGTAAACAGTGATGAGCCGCTCTATGAACAGGATATTGACCCGGCGCAGCTTTGGAGCAAGATCATTCACAATGCCTGGAAGTCCGCCGAACCCGGCGTGTTGTTCTGGGATACCATAATCCGCGAATCACTGCCCGATTGCTACGCGGACCTGGGCTTTGCGACGATATCGACCAATCCATGCGGCGAAATTCCCTTGTGCCCCTATGATTCCTGCCGCCTGCTGGCGATCAATTTATTCAGTTATATAGATCAGCCATTTACGGCCGAAGCCCGTTTTGACTGGGAACTATTCCGGAAACATATACATGCTGCCCAGCGCCTGATGGATGATATTATCGACCTTGAACTGGAAAAGATAGAAGTTATTTTGCAAAAGATCGATAAAGATCCGGAGGATGCCGAACTGAAGCGTATAGAAAAGCATCTATGGCTGAATATAAGGAAAAAAGCCTTGGAGGGCCGTCGCACAGGAATTGGTATCACTGCCGAAGGCGATATGCTTGCCGCTTTGGGACTACGCGATGGCAGTGAGGAAGGAACGGCGTTCGCCGTTAAGGTACATCAAACCGTGGCCCTGGAAGCCTACCGGGCTTCCGTAACGATGGCTAAATCCCGGGGGGCATTCCCTATTTTCGAAGCCGGAAAGGAAAAGGAAAATCCATTTATCCTGCGCTTAAAAGAGGCGGATCCGGAGTTGTTTTACGAGATGCAGGAATACGGGCGTCGTAATATCGCCTTACTAACGATAGCGCCCACCGGGACGACGAGCCTGATGTCACAGACCAGTTCGGGTATCGAACCGGTGTTCATGCCGGTTTACAAGCGACGCCGGAAGGTCAATCCGGGCGACCAGAATGCCCGCGTGGATTTTGTAGACCAGGTCGGGGATTCCTGGGAAGAGTACGTGGTTTTTCATCACAGGTTCCGACAATGGATGACCGTCAACGGCTATGATACGAACAGGGATTATTCGCTGCAGGAACTGGAGGAACTGGTAGCACGTTCGCCCTATTATAAAGCGACTGCTAATGACGTTGATTATCTTAAAAAAGTAGAAATGCAGGGGGCCATACAAAAATGGGTCGATCATTCGATCAGCGTGACCATAAATATGCCGGCTGATGTTTCAGAAGATCTTGTCAGTCAGTTATATATGGCCGCCTGGGAAGCTGGTTGCAAAGGTGTGACCGTTTACCGTGACGGTTGCCGTTCAGGTGTACTGGTAGCCAATACCGCCACTGAAACAAATCCGGATATGATCAGCTTTACGACTACCCGGCCGCCAATACTGGACGCCGAGATCGTCCGCTTCCAGAACAGCAAGGATAAATGGATAGCGTTTATCGGCTTGATCGAAGGGAAACCTTATGAGATCTTCACCGGGCTTGCAGATGATGAAAACGGCCTGTTGATACCGAAATGGGTAAATGAAGGGCTGATTCTTAAAAGCAGGGATCCGGAAGGGACATCGCGTTACGATTTTCAATACAAAAACCGCCACGGCCATAAAACTACGATCGAAGGTTTATCCTATAAGTTTAACCCGGAGTACTGGAATTATGCCAAACTGATCTCCGGCACCCTACGTCATGGTATGCCCATTGAAAAGGTCGTTGACCTGGTCAGCAGCCTGCAGTTGGATGAAGCCATCAATACCTGGAAGAACGGTGTGGCACGGGCGCTAAAAAAATATATCCCTGATGGCACCCAGGCGCGAAAACAGCGATGCGCGACCTGTCAGTCTACCAATATCCATTACCAGGAGGGCTGCCTTACCTGTAAGGATTGCGGCTCTTCGAAATGCGGCTAA